In the genome of Tetrapisispora phaffii CBS 4417 chromosome 14, complete genome, one region contains:
- the MRS2 gene encoding Mrs2p (similar to Saccharomyces cerevisiae MRS2 (YOR334W); ancestral locus Anc_7.62), producing MNAAGSRILRHGLLYMKIPTVVQRLHVTSGPALINTKLKVLTKRYYSDEPNSRSLEKKIDTLLPTLEHQLLALKPITPNDAYISCTVFNKKGDIIAVSQKFAKWSFLKEHHLYPRDLRKIDTSSVDVIPSILVKSNCIVINMLYIKALICKDKVYVFDTTNPDSAMKLGILMYDLEAKLSEPHRIISSSILSPTGSINLSKQYYEHKALESMLINIMSSLETEFKLHSSVCRRILSNLENEVNRDKLRDLLIKSKYLTLYYQKALLIREILDELLENDDDLAHMYLTSPKTEDDDFAELEMLLETYYTQCDEYVQQAESLLQDIRTTEEIVNIILDANRNALMLLELKVTIYTLGITVATLIPALYGMNLENFIEESMFGFGGIVALSALLAIVVTRSNFRQLRSVTKITMLNNHSGYLSTKHKKLANEITNEEVPTFLGKLKTGLKYFWRGESSIDHSKLQKKKREMVWKWLLNDK from the coding sequence ATGAATGCTGCTGGATCACGCATACTTCGACATGGTCTTCTCTATATGAAAATTCCAACAGTGGTCCAGAGACTACACGTAACTAGTGGACCTGCCTTAATCAATACCAAATTAAAGGTTTTAACTAAAAGGTATTATAGCGATGAGCCAAACTCTCGTTCAttggaaaagaaaatagatACTTTACTGCCAACGCTAGAACATCAACTATTAGCATTAAAACCAATTACTCCCAACGATGCATACATTTCTTGTActgtttttaataaaaaggGCGACATTATTGCTGTATCTCAAAAGTTTGCTAAATGgtcatttttaaaagaacaTCATTTGTACCCTAGAGATTTGAGGAAAATCGATACTTCTTCAGTTGATGTCATTCCATCAATATTAGTTAAATCCAATTGTATTGTTATAAATATGCTTTATATCAAAGCGTTAATATGTAAAGACAAAGTTTATGTGTTTGATACAACAAATCCTGATTCTGCAATGAAGTTAGGTATATTAATGTATGATTTAGAAGCAAAATTGTCGGAGCCACATAGAATCATTTCCAGTTCTATATTATCTCCTACTGGCAGCATAAATTTATCTAAACAATATTATGAGCATAAGGCATTGGAAAGTATGCTCATAAACATCATGAGTTCTTTAGAAACAGAATTTAAGTTGCATTCCTCAGTTTGTAGACGAATTTTATCTAATTTGGAAAATGAAGTGAATCGAGATAAGCTAAGAGATTTGTTAATTAAGTCAAAATACCTAACCTTGTATTATCAGAAAGCGTTGTTAATAAGAGAAATACTAGACGagttattagaaaatgatgatgatttgGCACATATGTATTTAACGTCACCAAAAacagaagatgatgattttgCAGAACTAGAAATGTTGTTGGAAACATATTATACACAGTGTGACGAATACGTTCAACAAGCAGAGTCATTGTTACAGGATATTAGAACAACAGAAgaaattgttaatattattttggatGCAAATAGAAACGCTTTAATGTTGTTAGAGTTAAAAGTGACTATATATACGTTGGGGATTACGGTTGCAACGTTGATACCTGCATTATACGGTATGAATTTAGAGAATTTCATTGAAGAGAGTATGTTTGGATTTGGAGGTATCGTGGCATTATCTGCTCTTCTTGCTATAGTAGTCACTCGCTCTAATTTCCGTCAATTGAGATCTGTGACCAAAATTACCATGTTGAATAATCATTCTGGATATCTATCTACAAAGCATAAGAAGCTTGCAAATGAAATTACAAATGAAGAAGTACCTACGTTTCTAGGAAAATTGAAAACGGgattaaaatatttttggagAGGAGAAAGTTCAATTGATCACTCAAAacttcaaaagaaaaagagagAAATGGTTTGGAAATGGCTACTTAATGACAAATAA
- the VMA4 gene encoding H(+)-transporting V1 sector ATPase subunit E (similar to Saccharomyces cerevisiae VMA4 (YOR332W); ancestral locus Anc_7.63), with amino-acid sequence MSAAITSLTPNQVNDELNKMQAFIKKEAEEKAKEIKLKADQEYEIEKSSILRTEISNIDSNFEDKLKKLKLKQQINKSTVKNKNRLKILSAKDEILNEISEVTKQKLIALSKNQGEYKKVLLSLIVEAALRLLDTDIVIRVKESDSKLVLGLIDNIKKEYKEISKRDVEVSVSESFLPKDSIGGAIVSDAAGKIEVNNTLEERLNLLNEEALPAIRFEIYGPSSTRKFFD; translated from the coding sequence atgtCTGCTGCTATTACTTCTTTAACACCAAATCAAGTCAACGATGAGTTGAATAAGATGCAAGCTTTTATTAAGAAGGAAGCTGAGGAAAAGGCTAaggaaataaaattaaaggcTGATCAGGAATATGAAATCGAAAAAAGTTCGATTTTAAGAACAGAAATATCTAATATCGATTCAAATTTCGAGGATaagttaaagaaattaaaattaaaacaacaaattaataaatctacagttaaaaataaaaacagattaaagattttaagtgcaaaagatgaaatattgaatgaAATCAGTGAAGTAACAAAACAGAAATTAATCgctttatcaaaaaatcaaggtgaatataaaaaagtCTTGCTATCTTTGATTGTCGAAGCCGCCTTAAGACTATTAGATACTGACATCGTCATTAGAGTGAAAGAATCTGACTCTAAATTAGTATTGGGATTgattgataatataaagaagGAATACaaagaaatttcaaagagAGATGTTGAAGTTTCTGTATCAGAGTCTTTCTTGCCAAAGGATTCAATTGGTGGTGCTATTGTCTCCGATGCTGCGGGAAAAATCGAAGTGAACAACACGTTAGAGGAAAgattgaatttattgaatgaaGAAGCTTTGCCTGCCATTAGATTTGAAATATACGGTCCTTCCTCAACAAGAAAGTTCTTTGATTAG
- the MIP1 gene encoding DNA-directed DNA polymerase gamma MIP1 (similar to Saccharomyces cerevisiae MIP1 (YOR330C); ancestral locus Anc_7.64): MLFNNAKSMNVRLTKSIKTLIESYNTLAHNTDINHSIKYKYVRLSHSNKVNLVRKYSTIINNEQTSKLDNYENFNEKPRINPVGIQYLSNSLHNQVFGSNKISKKESKMSAKEKEQLIDLSKLLLKNHGLLNKKTKIEEPISFELPKLQGNSLDEHFQKIGGFVSDPFKQKCESKFKKLLPKPDIWLFKSGWYRYELGNSIPKKVAYPLEDTLVFDVETLYNISDYATLATAVSNKAWYCWVSPFLTGESRTYKHLIPLNTLEQEKLIIGHNVAYDRARVLEEYNFKPSKSFFFDTQSLHVASSGLCSRQRPAFIKNKKRKQKSEEENIEVPENDALVAEDPWLDVASMNSLSDVALLHCNIKMDKNPRDFFASKDKQEIVDNFQHLVNYCATDVEVTSKVFDKVFPLYMEKCPHPISFGALVSLSSCILPTKYDEWKNYINNSEGIYQESKNLIEKKIKEIMDEVVNSKDDPNFQSIINNDPWLRQLDWTIKPVRMSKKTNQPSIKKLPGYPEWYRALFPTQESKDPKVTIRTRIVPLLFKLSWEGQPVVWTKMSGWCFPVEKQDVENMKKKNYLLADDIAIQAYNEELIELDPKAKGDTVLFKVPHPNGPEFNCTSLLSKPYIHYFEKNIMTSRSQHAHEALKINSSASYWISARERIMSQFVVKKEDFSDQFQTLPSNKTQNSLGDNTSIILPPIIPMGTVTRRAVEKTWLTASNAKKNRIGSELKAKIVAPDGYCFVGADVDSEELWIASLVGDSVFNVHGGTAIGWMCLEGTKNEGTDLHTKTADLLGCSRNEAKIFNYGRIYGAGVKFASLLLKNFNPTLSEQEAKEAASNLYANTKGQSKTSKIFKRFWFGGSESILFNKLENIANQEVPRTPVLGCGITSSLMKQNLNINKYLPSRINWAIQSSGVDYLHLLCCSMSYLIKKYGINARLCISIHDEIRFLVSEEDKYKAAMALQVSNIWTRAMFCEQIGIDDLPQNCAFFSAVDIDKVLRKEVDMDCITPSNNIPIPHGESLTITDLLKIPSSMLRDPDPDIRVEKFSYKYRDSVFSNYNRAYSKEFSKFYLKMQILDSKWKVTQVENEYIEYERTKSLSENQNKPEYGLLDFMHDIKTGKRKKASIMENQALIQPNLNDNDNKRDNYNLSNDYLNASNYSILHEEILKPTSILAQNDQQAVTKNITNEGKVIADNEISLNKKSITKSLGSQKSKKQKLIRKKSFDLFHQAVGKSQEYINERQQKLIKISTSKAVEDILREPVKEVQINSKKSKMIYKNSLSFDVSNRNKSRKDNERTNLVPSEVNSKKPTPLSLKHSTE; this comes from the coding sequence ATGTTGTTTAACAATGCTAAGTCTATGAATGTGCGACTGacaaaatcaataaaaacattaataGAAAGTTATAACACTCTGGCACACAACACAGATATAAATCATTCAATTAAGTATAAGTATGTTAGACTTTCTCATAGCAACAAAGTTAACCTTGTAAGAAAATATTCTACTATTATCAATAATGAACAAACGTCTAAATTAGATAACtatgaaaattttaatgagaAACCAAGGATAAATCCAGTAGGCATTCAATATTTGAGCAACTCGTTACATAATCAAGTATTCggttcaaataaaattagtaAAAAGGAATCAAAGATGTCAgctaaagaaaaagaacaattgattgatttatcaaaattattattgaagaatcacggtttattaaataaaaaaacaaagataGAAGAACCtatatcatttgaattacCTAAATTACAAGGCAATTCACTGGATGaacattttcaaaaaatcgGTGGGTTTGTATCCGATCcatttaaacaaaaatgtgaatctaaatttaaaaaactTTTACCAAAACCAGATATATGGTTGTTTAAATCAGGATGGTATAGGTATGAACTTGGTAATTCAATTCCGAAGAAAGTTGCATATCCATTGGAAGATACGTTAGTATTTGATGTAGAAAcgttatataatatttcagaTTATGCAACTTTAGCAACGGCTGTATCCAATAAAGCGTGGTACTGTTGGGTGTCACCTTTTTTAACTGGTGAATCAAGAACTTACAAACATTTGATACCATTAAACACATTAGAGCAAGAAAAACTAATTATTGGTCATAACGTTGCATATGATAGAGCAAGAGTGTTGgaagaatataattttaaaccttctaaatcatttttctttgatacCCAGTCATTACATGTTGCATCATCTGGTCTTTGTTCAAGACAAAGACCAGcattcattaaaaataaaaaaaggaAGCAAAAATCAGAGgaagaaaatatagaaGTGCCAGAAAACGATGCACTGGTCGCCGAAGATCCATGGTTAGATGTTGCTTCGATGAACTCGCTGAGTGATGTAGCATTGCTACattgtaatattaaaatggaTAAGAATCCCAGGGATTTCTTCGCATCAAAAGACAAGCAAGAAattgttgataattttCAACATTTAGTAAATTATTGTGCAACAGATGTAGAAGTTACTTCTAAAGTGTTTGATAAAGTTTTCCCACTGTATATGGAAAAATGTCCTCATCCGATATCATTCGGTGCGTTGGTTTCGTTAAGTAGTTGTATTTTACCAACAAAATACGATGAATGGaagaattatattaataattctgaGGGTATTTATCAAGAGTCAAAAAACTTAATTGAGAAGAAAATTAAGGAAATCATGGATGAAGTTGTTAATTCCAAAGATGATCCTAACTTTCAAAGCATTATCAACAATGATCCTTGGTTGAGGCAACTGGATTGGACTATTAAACCAGTTCGGATGTCCAAGAAAACTAATCAACcatcaataaaaaaattaccaGGATATCCAGAATGGTATAGAGCTCTGTTTCCAACCCAAGAAAGCAAAGATCCAAAAGTCACAATTAGAACAAGAATTGTACcgttattatttaaattatcttgGGAAGGTCAACCTGTCGTTTGGACTAAGATGAGTGGATGGTGTTTCCCAGTTGAAAAACAAGATGTcgaaaatatgaaaaagaaaaattaccTTTTAGCTGATGACATTGCTATACAAGCATATAATGAAGAGCTGATTGAATTGGATCCAAAAGCCAAAGGAGATACGgtattatttaaagttcCACATCCAAATGGGCCAGAATTTAATTGTACTTCATTGTTAAGTAAGCcttatattcattattttgagaaaaatattatgacGTCACGATCTCAACATGCTCATGAagcattaaaaattaattcgTCAGCTTCATATTGGATTTCCGCTAGAGAAAGAATAATGTCTCAGTTTGTTgttaaaaaagaagattttTCAGATCAATTTCAAACATTACCATCAAATAAGACACAAAATAGTCTGGGTGATAATACGTCAATAATCTTACCACCAATAATTCCAATGGGTACTGTTACAAGGAGAGCAGTTGAAAAAACTTGGTTAACGGCTTCAAATgctaaaaaaaatagaatagGTTCTGAATTGAAGGCAAAGATTGTAGCCCCTGATGGATATTGTTTTGTAGGAGCCGATGTTGATAGCGAAGAATTATGGATTGCTTCCCTTGTTGGTGATTCCGTGTTCAATGTTCATGGTGGAACTGCTATAGGTTGGATGTGTTTAGAAGGCACGAAGAACGAAGGTACTGACTTACATACTAAGACTGCTGATTTATTAGGTTGTTCTCGTAACGAAGCTAAGATCTTTAATTATGGTAGAATTTATGGTGCAGGTGTTAAATTTGCATCTCTTCTacttaaaaatttcaatccGACCTTATCAGAACAAGAAGCTAAGGAAGCTGCATCGAATCTTTACGCAAATACCAAAGGTCAATCCAAAACgtctaaaatatttaaaagattttgGTTCGGTGGATCTGAATCtatattgtttaataaactAGAAAACATTGCTAACCAAGAAGTTCCTCGAACACCTGTTCTAGGTTGTGGGATAACAAGTTCTTTaatgaaacaaaatttaaatataaataaatatttaccGTCAAGAATTAACTGGGCTATTCAATCTTCTGGTGTTGATTATTTGCATTTACTATGCTGTTCGATGAGCTATttaattaagaaatatGGTATTAATGCTCGATTATGTATTTCGATTCATGATGAAATAAGATTTTTAGTTtcagaagaagataaataTAAGGCTGCTATGGCATTACAAGTTAGTAATATTTGGACGCGAGCTATGTTTTGCGAACAAATAGGTATTGATGATTTACCTCAAAATTGCGCATTTTTTTCTGCTGTTGACATTGATAAAGTGTTGAGAAAAGAAGTTGATATGGACTGCATAACTccatcaaataatattccGATTCCTCACGGAGAAAGTTTAACGATCactgatttattaaagattcCCTCAAGTATGTTACGAGATCCTGATCCTGATATTAGAGTCGAAAAGTTCtcttataaatatagaGATAGTGTATTTTCCAACTATAACCGAGCCTACTCAAAAGAATTCTCGaagttttatttgaaaatgcaAATTTTGGATTCGAAATGGAAAGTAACTCAAGTCGAAAATGAATACATAGAGTATGAAAGAACAAAATCTTTAAGtgaaaatcaaaataaacCGGAATATGGTTTATTGGATTTTATGCATGATATCAAAACGGgtaaaagaaagaaagcAAGTATTATGGAAAATCAAGCATTAATTCAGCCTAACCTGAATGATAACGATAATAAAAGAGATAATTATAATCTATCGAATGATTATTTGAATGCTTCTAATTACTCTATTTTACATGAAGAAATTCTAAAACCAACGTCTATTCTCGCACAAAATGACCAACAAGCTGTAACGAAAAATATTACCAACGAAGGTAAAGTCATAGCAGATAACGAAATTAGCTTAAACAAAAAATCTATCACTAAATCCCTAGGATCACAAAAATCTAAGAAGCAAAAATTAATTAGgaaaaaatcatttgatttatttcatCAAGCAGTTGGAAAATCTCAAGAGTACATTAACGAAAGacaacaaaaattaattaagaTTTCAACCAGCAAAGCGGTGGAGGATATATTGAGAGAGCCGGTGAAAGAGGTTCAAATAAACTCCAAAAAATCTAAAATGATTTACAAGAATTCGTTAAGCTTCGATGTTTCAAATAGAAACAAGTCTCGCAAAGACAACGAAAGGACAAATTTAGTTCCAAGTGAAGTCAATTCAAAGAAACCTACGCCTTTGTCATTAAAACACAGCACtgaataa
- the TPHA0N00520 gene encoding uncharacterized protein (ancestral locus Anc_7.65), whose amino-acid sequence MAKKKQKKRVIFGSDSDDEATSDNNNTSDKFDAYMKAKAKKVKVKTTRAQESSSKLFQELPDQMIESQTPDKPNISIINNMLKSQKDRELDKIYAQSIKIQAERDLDQHPTKPETLNFVTDNYKDKKAEYERVQQLMLKEEKIASSAGPLEHSLHNSEGVASYILTKKDVGTPLVIDKPVEQNNASTVNEVNQMFHNDIYRPKSYVRRSTSSSENNLSKSQQMLQTIDKEVKLEATKEFLKSNIHLYNLDVLLKEYFSRVEKQRSSIER is encoded by the coding sequence ATGGCCaaaaagaaacagaaaaagaGAGTGATCTTTGGCTCAGATAGTGATGACGAGGCTACTAGTGACAATAACAATACCAGTGACAAATTTGATGCATATATGAAGGCAAAGGCTAAGAAGGTGAAAGTGAAGACCACCAGAGCTCAAGAGAGCAGCTCAAAGCTATTCCAAGAGCTACCTGATCAAATGATAGAATCTCAGACTCCGGACAAGCCAAACATCTCGATAATCAATAACATGCTGAAATCTCAAAAAGATCGTGAATTAGATAAGATATATGCACAATCTATAAAGATACAAGCTGAAAGAGATCTTGACCAACATCCAACGAAGCCTGAGACCCTAAACTTTGTTACTGATAATTATAAAGACAAGAAAGCAGAATATGAAAGGGTACAGCAGTTAATGTTGAAAGAGGAAAAGATAGCCAGCAGTGCTGGTCCATTAGAACACAGTTTACACAATTCTGAAGGTGTTGCCTCATACATTCTAACAAAAAAGGATGTAGGAACGCCTCTTGTCATTGACAAACCGGTGGAACAAAATAATGCATCAACTGTAAATGAAGTTAACCAAATGTTTCATAATGACATCTATAGACCCAAGAGCTATGTTAGAAGATCAACCTCTAGTTCGGAAAATAACCTGTCAAAGTCACAACAAATGTTACAAACCATCGACAAAGAAGTTAAACTTGAAGCCACTAAAGAGTTTCTCAAGAGCAACATACACTTGTACAATTTAGATGTCCTATTGAAAGAATACTTTTCAAGGGTTGAAAAGCAACGCTCAAGTATTGAGAGATAG
- the SCD5 gene encoding Scd5p (similar to Saccharomyces cerevisiae SCD5 (YOR329C); ancestral locus Anc_7.66) translates to MSFDWLNNPGSNGADAGGITATASVTTGVNRTSNNFSNQNHFNGTPTNFATSGTSSNMGFGNLQNINKSDSQLSFQARPNTNNPYATQARVNTDNQGLEPDPSDSNALQLAGYQETQDDLQVPLSLSRSQLSNEEIRTYLRWYNYIIAKTHNKLVTIADVFNFMKNFNITAKLKDWVTHIFRTCKNSLNIGQFFALIRLISTSLLTKSLPRRVMIAKPAPIPSPRSILACTKEEVYEEVDVPEQEGVDFDSFTNLLLTGKSPNKRIRRRVLNSANKKVRFSGEVKYQDSAPTNDADESYFSSAYSNTEATSNSVPSGPLDLTLPMDQLLSQMAKRSQSNSALVSELPTEQQETEEEKAELADMQDSLSHFKQIQAPDSATLRSLQTLQQSQNVYGGNTNNGVPEQIPLQPLKPTATGSGNHLFRQEFNRVNSNPDINIDSSQQPLQPLKPTVTGSANYLMRSQYASSKPSQQYESQPQTISFGTGMPNDKVASNHTQNISSIASLTPTATGSANHLMKEHMTYSNSQDHILNVLGSPNNTGGMANNTLIDNVNDINSINNINNANNINSMNNMGNLNNPNNMGNYANINNMNTMNTVNSMNSIGNNSNLNAASNMLLNNNISPQVTSQQTGQFHMNSISPQHSAQATPPLSMLQPNSRPIQQMHMLQPQHSAQPQQQQHIQPQQHFQSNQPQQVISQMQQLRVPHTNTLQPHHSAPPQSNMYGNNMNMNQNQQAIGAQQTQILNGSTAVNNYFQSLLSHTPSPSINNSNVSGSNVSNNMNQSQPTRMDSNLVNLHNNNNNMYQYQQQPQSIIQNQSQPQMMQNARAPFQNQIPQFGIPQQQTSAPQRDILGDLQSLQNQVDKLKNAYGTR, encoded by the coding sequence ATGTCATTTGATTGGCTAAACAATCCTGGTTCAAATGGTGCTGATGCAGGGGGTATTACTGCTACTGCTTCAGTGACTACAGGAGTAAATAGAACTTCcaacaatttttcaaatcagAACCATTTCAACGGCACTCCCACAAATTTTGCTACTTCAGGTACCTCATCTAATATGGGTTTTGGAAACttgcaaaatattaataaatcagaTTCTCAATTGAGCTTTCAAGCACGACCAAATACAAACAACCCATATGCAACGCAAGCTCGAGTAAATACAGATAATCAGGGTTTGGAGCCGGATCCTTCTGATTCGAATGCTTTACAATTAGCTGGGTATCAAGAAACTCAAGACGACTTGCAGGTTCCTTTATCCCTTTCACGGTCACAATTGTCCAATGAAGAAATCAGAACGTATTTGAGATGGTACAACTACATCATTGCAAAGACTCATAACAAGTTAGTTACTATAGCTGAtgtattcaattttatgaaGAACTTTAATATCACAGctaaattaaaagattgGGTTACGCATATCTTTAGAACATGTAAAAATTCGTTGAATATTGGTCAATTTTTTGCTCTTATTAGATTAATTTCTACATCATTGCTGACAAAATCGTTACCAAGGAGAGTAATGATTGCAAAACCAGCACCAATCCCTTCACCACGTTCCATTTTAGCATGCACAAAAGAAGAGGTATATGAGGAAGTTGACGTTCCAGAACAGGAAGGAGttgattttgattcatTCACAAATTTACTATTAACAGGTAAATCTCCTAATAAAAGAATCCGCAGAAGGGTATTGAATTCTGCTAATAAGAAAGTTAGGTTCTCAGGCGAAGTCAAATATCAAGATTCAGCTCCTACGAATGATGCTGATGAATCTTATTTTAGTTCTGCGTATTCGAATACTGAGGCAACCTCTAATTCAGTTCCTAGTGGTCCGCTAGATCTTACATTGCCAATGGATCAACTTTTATCTCAGATGGCTAAAAGAAGTCAAAGTAATTCTGCCTTAGTATCTGAATTACCTACAGAACAACAGgaaacagaagaagaaaaagcGGAGTTGGCTGACATGCAAGATTCTCTATCACATTTTAAGCAGATTCAAGCGCCGGATTCTGCCACTCTAAGATCCTTACAAACATTACAACAATCACAAAATGTGTATGGAGGCAATACAAATAACGGTGTGCCAGAGCAGATTCCTTTGCAGCCTCTTAAACCAACTGCTACAGGCTCCGGTAATCATTTGTTTCGTCAAGAATTTAATCGTGTCAATAGTAATCCagatattaatattgaCTCTTCTCAACAACCATTGCAACCATTGAAACCAACGGTCACTGGTTCTGCTAACTATTTAATGCGTAGTCAATATGCTTCATCAAAGCCATCCCAACAGTACGAATCTCAACCTCAGACAATCAGCTTCGGCACTGGTATGCCAAACGATAAAGTAGCCTCTAATCATACGCAGAATATTTCTTCTATTGCATCATTAACTCCAACTGCTACCGGTTCTGCAAATCATTTAATGAAAGAACATATGACTTATTCAAATTCACAGGACCATATTTTGAACGTACTAGGAAGTCCAAACAACACTGGAGGAATGGCTAATAATACTTTAATTGACAAtgttaatgatattaacagtatcaataatatcaacaaTGCGAACAACATAAATAGTATGAATAATATGGGGAACTTGAATAATCCGAATAATATGGGAAACTATGccaatataaataatatgaatacAATGAACACCGTGAATAGCATGAACAGCATAGGTAATAATTCGAATTTAAACGCTGCTAGCAATATGCttcttaataataacatatcTCCCCAGGTAACATCCCAGCAAACAGGACAATTCCATATGAATTCAATTTCGCCGCAACATAGCGCACAAGCTACGCCACCACTTTCTATGTTGCAGCCCAACTCTAGACCGATACAACAAATGCATATGCTTCAACCTCAACACAGTGCACAGCCACAGCAGCAGCAACATATTCAACCACAGCAACATTTCCAATCCAATCAACCACAACAAGTAATATCACAAATGCAACAACTGAGAGTTCCGCACACAAATACATTACAACCGCACCATAGCGCTCCACCTCAAAGTAATATGTACGGGAACAATATGAATatgaatcaaaatcaaCAGGCGATAGGTGCACAGCAAACTCAGATTTTGAATGGTTCTACTGCTGTAAATAACTATTTTCAATCTTTGTTATCTCATACACCATCTCCATCCATCAATAATTCTAACGTATCTGGTAGTAATGTTTCCAATAATATGAATCAATCTCAACCTACAAGAATGGATTCAAATCTTGTTAATTtgcataataataataacaatatgTATCAATATCAGCAACAGCCACAATCAATTATTCAAAACCAATCTCAACCACAAATGATGCAAAATGCACGGGCCCCATTCCAGAATCAAATTCCACAATTTGGTATTCCACAACAACAAACATCAGCACCTCAGCGAGATATTCTTGGTGATCTTCAGTCATTACAGAATCAAGttgataaattgaaaaatgcCTATGGTACACGttag